The following are from one region of the Cytobacillus firmus genome:
- the rpsT gene encoding 30S ribosomal protein S20, which yields MPNIKSAIKRVKTNEARKAQNATVKSGMRTAVKKVDAAIVNNDSAAATESFADAARKLDKAAAKGLIHKNAAARKKSRLMKKMNSLNA from the coding sequence ATGCCAAACATTAAATCTGCTATCAAGCGTGTTAAAACTAACGAAGCTCGCAAAGCTCAAAACGCTACTGTTAAATCAGGAATGCGTACAGCTGTTAAGAAGGTTGATGCTGCAATCGTAAACAACGATTCTGCTGCTGCAACTGAATCTTTCGCTGATGCTGCTCGTAAACTGGACAAAGCTGCTGCAAAAGGTCTAATCCACAAAAATGCTGCTGCCCGTAAAAAGTCTCGTTTAATGAAAAAAATGAACTCTTTAAATGCGTAA
- the gpr gene encoding GPR endopeptidase, which translates to MKESIDLSQYSVRTDLAIEAREMVISGRQKENVHEQENLSQIEGVIIKEKEENDIKISFVEVTKQGAEALGKKEGKYLTLEVTGIRQQDTELQHKVETVFASEFSQFIKQLGINEDASCLIVGLGNWNVTPDALGPQVCENLLVTRHLYQLQPESVEEGYRPVSAISPGVMGLTGIETSDIIHGIVEKTKPDFVIAIDALASRSIERVNSTIQISDTGIHPGSGVGNKRKEISKETLGIPVIAIGIPTVVDAVSITSDTIDYILKHFGKEMKEGGRPSRALAPAGMTFGEKKKLTDEDLPEEHHRKTFLGMIGTLPEEEKRKLIYEVLSPLGHNLMVTPKEVDVFIEDMSNLIANGLNAALHQKVNQDNAGFYTR; encoded by the coding sequence GTGAAGGAATCAATAGATTTAAGCCAGTACTCAGTTCGGACGGATCTTGCCATTGAAGCAAGGGAAATGGTGATTTCCGGAAGGCAGAAAGAAAATGTTCACGAGCAGGAGAATCTTTCCCAAATAGAAGGCGTCATAATTAAAGAAAAAGAAGAAAACGATATTAAAATTTCCTTTGTTGAAGTAACAAAGCAAGGAGCAGAAGCATTAGGGAAAAAAGAGGGCAAATATCTGACCCTCGAAGTGACGGGCATACGACAGCAGGATACGGAGCTGCAGCACAAAGTGGAGACTGTATTTGCAAGTGAATTTTCCCAATTTATAAAACAGCTGGGCATTAATGAAGATGCATCCTGTTTAATAGTGGGACTGGGCAATTGGAATGTCACTCCCGACGCATTGGGGCCGCAAGTCTGCGAAAATCTGCTTGTAACAAGACATCTCTATCAGCTGCAGCCTGAAAGCGTAGAAGAAGGCTACCGGCCGGTCAGTGCTATTTCTCCAGGGGTGATGGGCCTGACAGGAATTGAAACAAGTGACATCATTCATGGCATTGTTGAAAAAACAAAGCCCGACTTTGTCATTGCGATCGACGCTCTTGCTTCCCGATCAATTGAAAGAGTCAATTCTACCATTCAAATTTCGGATACAGGGATTCACCCTGGTTCTGGTGTAGGGAATAAACGAAAAGAAATCAGTAAAGAGACTTTAGGAATACCTGTCATAGCGATTGGCATCCCAACAGTAGTCGATGCCGTATCCATCACAAGCGATACAATTGATTACATCCTGAAGCATTTCGGCAAGGAAATGAAAGAAGGCGGCCGTCCATCGCGTGCCTTGGCTCCTGCAGGAATGACTTTTGGGGAGAAGAAAAAGCTGACAGATGAGGATCTGCCGGAGGAGCATCATCGAAAAACCTTCCTTGGCATGATCGGAACCTTGCCTGAAGAGGAGAAGCGTAAGCTTATTTATGAAGTACTCTCGCCTTTGGGTCATAACCTAATGGTGACGCCAAAGGAAGTGGATGTATTTATTGAAGATATGTCAAACTTAATTGCCAACGGCTTGAACGCAGCGCTCCACCAGAAAGTGAATCAGGATAATGCCGGATTTTATACAAGATAG
- a CDS encoding YqxA family protein, translating to MKMFMLKALFLAALMFVSVLFGMQQANEGIHRMKGFHDGDFKSALTIKETNEGEVQASVLGSDVSSHDLQKKREKLEEMKAYNFFSSLGKSISEGISELTEKSVAIITDLITGK from the coding sequence ATGAAAATGTTTATGCTTAAAGCTCTTTTTCTGGCAGCGCTTATGTTTGTCTCAGTGTTATTCGGAATGCAGCAGGCAAATGAAGGAATTCACAGAATGAAGGGATTCCATGACGGAGATTTCAAAAGTGCCCTGACCATAAAAGAAACCAACGAAGGCGAAGTCCAGGCTTCTGTCCTGGGGAGTGATGTGTCAAGCCATGATCTTCAGAAGAAAAGGGAAAAACTTGAAGAAATGAAAGCATATAATTTCTTTTCTTCCTTAGGAAAAAGCATATCCGAAGGCATATCAGAGCTTACAGAAAAATCGGTCGCAATCATCACAGACTTAATAACAGGGAAATAG
- the lepA gene encoding translation elongation factor 4, which produces MNREERLKRQEKIRNFSIIAHIDHGKSTLADRILEKTNALTSREMKDQLLDSMDLERERGITIKLNSVQLNYKAKDGEIYTFHLIDTPGHVDFTYEVSRSLAACEGAILVVDAAQGIEAQTLANVYLALDNDLEILPIINKIDLPSADPERVRNEIEEVIGLDASEAVLTSAKAGIGIEEILEQVVEKVPAPVGDPDAPLKALIFDSLYDAYRGVVAYIRVVEGTVKVGDKVKMMATGKEFEVTEVGVFTPKSTPLPELSVGDVGFLTAAIKNVGDTRVGDTITSAKNGAAEALPGYRKMNPMVYCGLYPIDSAKFNDLREALEKLELNDSALQFEPETSQALGFGFRCGFLGLLHMEIIQERIEREFKIDLITTAPSVIYDVIMTDGTEVKVDNPSNMPDPQKIDRVEEPYVKATMMAPNDYVGAIMELCQLKRGIFIDMQYMDETRVNIIYELPLSEIVYDFFDQLKSNTKGYASFDYELIGYKPSKLVKMDILLNAEKVDALSFIVHRDFAYERGKVIVEKLKELIPRQQFEVPIQAAVGQKIVARSTIKAIRKNVLAKCYGGDISRKRKLLEKQKEGKKRMKQVGSVEVPQEAFMAVLKMDDNTPKK; this is translated from the coding sequence ATGAACAGAGAAGAGAGACTAAAAAGGCAAGAGAAAATTAGGAATTTTTCGATCATCGCCCATATTGATCATGGTAAGTCGACTTTGGCCGACAGAATTCTTGAAAAAACCAATGCGCTGACTTCACGCGAAATGAAGGACCAGCTCCTTGATTCCATGGATCTTGAAAGGGAGCGCGGCATTACGATCAAGCTGAATTCCGTTCAGTTAAATTATAAAGCGAAAGATGGAGAAATATACACTTTCCATTTAATAGATACGCCGGGACACGTCGATTTTACATATGAAGTATCCCGAAGCCTTGCAGCATGTGAAGGAGCCATTCTGGTTGTGGATGCAGCTCAGGGTATTGAAGCGCAAACTCTTGCCAATGTTTATCTGGCACTGGATAACGATCTTGAGATTCTTCCAATTATTAATAAGATCGACTTGCCAAGTGCGGATCCGGAAAGGGTTCGAAATGAGATCGAAGAAGTTATCGGCCTGGATGCATCTGAAGCAGTACTGACTTCAGCAAAGGCTGGAATCGGAATAGAAGAAATTCTTGAACAGGTCGTTGAAAAAGTACCTGCTCCAGTAGGGGATCCGGATGCCCCATTAAAGGCTCTTATATTTGATTCCCTTTATGATGCCTACCGGGGTGTAGTAGCCTATATCCGTGTGGTCGAGGGTACGGTAAAAGTAGGGGATAAAGTTAAAATGATGGCAACCGGCAAAGAGTTTGAAGTCACAGAGGTTGGCGTGTTTACGCCAAAATCAACGCCATTGCCTGAATTGTCAGTTGGAGACGTAGGGTTTTTGACTGCTGCAATCAAAAATGTTGGGGATACACGTGTGGGTGATACCATTACAAGCGCGAAAAACGGTGCTGCAGAAGCTCTACCTGGATACAGAAAGATGAACCCGATGGTTTATTGCGGACTTTATCCAATTGATAGCGCTAAGTTCAATGACCTGCGTGAAGCGCTTGAAAAGCTGGAGCTGAATGACTCTGCCCTGCAGTTTGAACCGGAAACTTCCCAGGCACTCGGCTTTGGATTCCGCTGCGGTTTCCTTGGATTGCTTCACATGGAAATCATTCAGGAGCGCATTGAGCGTGAATTCAAAATTGATCTGATTACAACAGCACCTAGTGTTATCTATGATGTTATCATGACAGACGGCACTGAGGTTAAAGTGGATAACCCTTCCAATATGCCTGACCCTCAGAAGATTGACCGTGTTGAAGAACCTTATGTAAAAGCTACAATGATGGCCCCGAATGATTATGTGGGTGCCATTATGGAACTTTGTCAGCTAAAGCGCGGCATCTTTATTGATATGCAATACATGGATGAAACCAGAGTTAACATTATCTATGAATTACCTTTATCGGAAATTGTTTATGACTTCTTTGATCAGCTGAAATCCAATACAAAAGGATATGCCTCTTTTGATTATGAATTAATTGGATACAAGCCATCGAAACTTGTTAAGATGGATATTCTGTTAAATGCAGAAAAGGTAGACGCATTGAGCTTCATCGTTCATAGGGATTTTGCTTATGAAAGAGGAAAAGTTATCGTTGAGAAGTTAAAAGAGCTAATTCCCCGTCAGCAGTTTGAGGTTCCTATTCAAGCTGCGGTGGGCCAGAAAATTGTAGCCCGCTCAACCATT